The proteins below are encoded in one region of Nitrospira sp.:
- a CDS encoding ATPase AAA produces the protein MDLFAEQKRAALRAAEPLAARMRPRTLDEFAGQSHLLAPGRLLRRQIDSGRIGSAIFHGPPGCGKTTLARLIAARAEADFVALHAAEAGVRDVRAVIEAARERLATSGRRTILFLDEIHRFSKSQQDSLLRDVESGVLTLIGATTENPFFSVNAPLISRSSLFEFQALTADELHNVLRGALRDEARGLGGYHAIVEEAALTFLVDTAEGDARRALTALEIAVLSEASHDAPPRVTLEVARESVQRRIAFDRDGDTHYDLASALIKSMRGSDPDAALYWLARMLEGGEDPRFIARRIAICASEDVGNADPQALSLAAAAVQVTELVGLPECEYALAQAATYIACAPKSNAVTLAIGAARADVRDNPTLPVPAHLRDGHYGGAQQLGRSIGYVYPHDAPSGFVLQDYLGAERAYYHPTERGAEKRMRAWVEELRQRRAARGADPSRPSEAGGG, from the coding sequence GTGGACCTCTTCGCCGAACAGAAACGCGCCGCGTTGCGGGCCGCCGAGCCGCTTGCGGCGCGGATGCGGCCGCGCACGCTTGATGAGTTTGCGGGGCAATCTCATTTACTTGCGCCAGGGCGCCTGCTGCGCCGCCAGATCGACAGCGGCCGGATCGGCAGCGCGATTTTTCACGGCCCGCCGGGGTGCGGCAAAACGACCCTGGCGCGTCTGATCGCCGCGCGGGCCGAAGCTGATTTCGTCGCGCTGCACGCGGCCGAGGCCGGTGTGCGGGATGTGCGGGCGGTGATCGAAGCCGCCCGCGAACGACTCGCGACCAGCGGACGACGCACCATCCTGTTCCTCGACGAAATTCACCGTTTCAGCAAATCACAACAGGATTCGCTATTGCGGGATGTCGAATCCGGCGTGCTGACATTGATCGGCGCCACCACCGAGAACCCGTTCTTCTCGGTGAACGCGCCGCTGATTTCGCGGAGTTCACTATTCGAATTCCAAGCCCTCACGGCGGATGAGCTCCACAACGTGCTGCGCGGCGCGCTGCGTGATGAGGCGCGTGGCCTGGGCGGCTATCACGCCATCGTGGAGGAAGCCGCGCTCACGTTTCTCGTGGATACCGCCGAGGGCGATGCGCGCCGGGCGCTCACCGCGCTGGAGATCGCGGTGCTCTCAGAGGCCAGTCACGACGCGCCGCCGCGCGTCACGCTCGAAGTCGCGCGCGAATCCGTGCAGCGCCGCATCGCATTCGACCGCGACGGCGACACGCACTACGACCTCGCGTCCGCGCTGATCAAGTCGATGCGCGGCAGCGACCCCGACGCGGCGCTGTACTGGCTGGCGCGCATGCTGGAGGGTGGCGAAGATCCGCGATTCATCGCGCGGCGCATCGCGATCTGCGCCTCGGAAGATGTCGGAAACGCCGACCCGCAGGCGCTGTCACTCGCGGCCGCGGCCGTGCAGGTGACCGAACTGGTCGGATTGCCGGAATGCGAATACGCGCTGGCCCAGGCGGCGACGTACATCGCCTGCGCGCCGAAGTCGAACGCCGTCACGCTGGCGATCGGCGCGGCCCGCGCCGACGTGCGCGACAATCCGACATTGCCGGTGCCGGCGCACCTGCGCGACGGGCACTACGGCGGCGCGCAGCAACTCGGACGATCGATCGGATACGTCTATCCGCATGACGCGCCCAGCGGGTTTGTCCTCCAGGACTACCTTGGCGCAGAGCGCGCGTACTATCACCCGACCGAACGCGGCGCGGAGAAGCGGATGCGCGCGTGGGTCGAGGAGTTGCGCCAGCGCCG